The following are from one region of the Streptomyces tuirus genome:
- a CDS encoding DUF397 domain-containing protein: protein MAETAEEIKARKERERDELYALDISGVVWHSAPGTEGHEERVEIAYLPEGAVAMRSSLDPDTVLRYTEAEWRAFVLGARDGEFDLESSPRNGGPGPE, encoded by the coding sequence ATGGCGGAGACGGCTGAGGAGATCAAGGCACGCAAGGAGCGGGAGCGGGACGAGCTGTACGCCCTCGACATCTCCGGTGTCGTGTGGCACAGCGCGCCGGGCACCGAGGGCCACGAGGAGCGGGTCGAGATCGCCTACCTGCCCGAGGGGGCCGTGGCGATGCGGTCGTCGCTCGACCCGGACACCGTACTGCGCTACACGGAGGCGGAGTGGCGGGCGTTCGTGCTGGGGGCGCGGGACGGGGAGTTCGATCTCGAGTCCTCGCCCCGCAATGGGGGGCCTGGCCCGGAGTGA
- a CDS encoding ribonuclease J: MSHPHPELRTPPPLPEGGLRVTPLGGLGEIGRNMTVFEFGGRLLIVDCGVLFPEEEQPGIDLILPDFSSIRDRLDDIEGIVLTHGHEDHIGGVPFLLREKPDIPLIGSKLTLALIEAKLQEHRIRPYTLEVAEGQRERIGPFDCEFIAVNHSIPDALAVAIRTPAGMAVHTGDFKMDQLPLDSRLTDLHAFARLSEEGIDLLLSDSTNAEVPGFVPPEREISNVLRQVFAGARKRIIVASFASHVHRIQQILDAAHEYGRRVAFVGRSMVRNMGIARDLGYLKVPPGLVVDVKTLDDLPDSEVVLVCTGSQGEPMAALSRMANRDHQIRIVQGDTVILASSLIPGNENAVYRVINGLTRWGANVVHKGNAKVHVSGHASAGELLYFYNICRPKNLMPVHGEWRHLRANAELGALTGVPHDHIVIAEDGVAVDLIEGKAKISGKVQAGYVYVDGLSVGDVGEPALKDRRILGDEGIISVFLVIDSSTGKITAGPHIQARGSGIEDSAFADVIPRITEVLERSAQDGVVEPHQLQQLVRRTLGKWVSDTYRRRPMILPVVVEV, from the coding sequence TTGAGTCATCCGCATCCCGAACTCCGCACACCCCCGCCGCTCCCCGAAGGCGGTCTGCGCGTCACCCCGCTCGGCGGCCTCGGCGAAATCGGCCGCAACATGACGGTCTTCGAATTCGGCGGACGCCTGCTCATCGTCGACTGCGGCGTGCTCTTCCCCGAGGAGGAGCAGCCCGGCATCGACCTGATCCTGCCGGACTTCTCGTCCATCAGGGACCGCCTCGACGACATCGAGGGCATCGTGCTCACGCACGGGCACGAGGACCACATCGGCGGTGTCCCCTTCCTCCTGCGTGAGAAGCCGGACATCCCGCTGATCGGCTCCAAGCTGACCCTCGCCCTCATCGAGGCCAAGCTCCAGGAGCACCGCATCCGCCCCTACACCCTCGAGGTGGCGGAGGGGCAGCGCGAGCGCATCGGTCCCTTCGACTGCGAGTTCATCGCGGTCAACCACTCCATCCCGGACGCGCTGGCCGTTGCCATTCGCACGCCTGCGGGCATGGCGGTCCACACCGGCGACTTCAAGATGGACCAGCTCCCGCTGGACAGCCGCCTCACCGACCTGCACGCATTCGCACGTCTGAGCGAGGAGGGCATCGACCTCCTCCTCTCGGACTCGACGAACGCAGAGGTGCCGGGGTTCGTCCCGCCGGAGCGGGAGATCTCCAACGTCCTGCGCCAGGTCTTCGCCGGCGCCCGCAAGCGCATCATCGTCGCGAGCTTCGCCAGCCACGTGCACCGCATCCAGCAGATCCTGGACGCGGCACACGAGTACGGCCGCCGCGTCGCCTTCGTCGGCCGCTCCATGGTCCGCAACATGGGCATCGCGCGGGACCTGGGCTATCTGAAGGTCCCCCCGGGCCTGGTGGTCGACGTCAAGACGCTCGACGACCTCCCGGACAGCGAGGTCGTCCTCGTCTGCACGGGCTCCCAGGGCGAGCCCATGGCCGCGCTCTCGAGGATGGCCAACAGGGACCACCAGATCCGCATCGTCCAGGGCGACACGGTGATCCTCGCGTCGTCCCTGATCCCCGGCAACGAGAACGCGGTCTACCGCGTGATCAACGGCCTCACGCGCTGGGGCGCCAACGTGGTCCACAAGGGCAACGCCAAGGTCCACGTCTCCGGCCACGCCTCCGCGGGCGAGCTGCTGTACTTCTACAACATCTGCCGCCCGAAGAACCTGATGCCGGTGCACGGTGAATGGCGCCACCTGCGGGCCAACGCCGAGCTGGGCGCCCTGACCGGCGTCCCGCACGACCACATCGTCATCGCCGAGGACGGCGTCGCCGTCGACCTCATCGAGGGCAAGGCCAAGATCTCCGGCAAGGTCCAGGCGGGTTACGTCTACGTCGACGGCCTCTCGGTCGGTGACGTCGGCGAGCCGGCGCTGAAGGACCGCAGGATCCTCGGCGACGAGGGCATCATCTCGGTCTTCCTCGTCATCGACTCGTCCACCGGGAAGATCACCGCGGGCCCGCACATCCAGGCCCGCGGCTCCGGCATCGAGGATTCCGCCTTCGCTGACGTGATCCCCCGGATCACGGAGGTGCTCGAACGCTCCGCGCAGGACGGCGTGGTCGAGCCCCACCAGCTTCAGCAGCTCGTACGCCGCACGCTGGGCAAGTGGGTCTCGGACACCTACCGGCGCCGTCCGATGATCCTGCCTGTGGTGGTGGAGGTCTGA
- the rpsO gene encoding 30S ribosomal protein S15 — protein MPLDAATKKQIITEFGQKEGDTGSPEVQVAMLSRRISDLTEHLKTHKHDHHSRRGLLILVGQRRRLLQYLAKKDIQRFRALVDRLGIRRGAAGAK, from the coding sequence GTGCCGCTCGACGCCGCTACGAAGAAGCAGATCATCACCGAGTTCGGCCAGAAGGAGGGCGACACCGGCTCCCCCGAGGTCCAGGTCGCCATGCTCTCGCGCCGCATCTCGGACCTGACCGAGCACCTCAAGACCCACAAGCACGACCACCACTCCCGCCGTGGTCTGCTGATCCTGGTGGGTCAGCGTCGCCGCCTTCTCCAGTACCTGGCGAAGAAGGACATCCAGCGCTTCCGTGCGCTGGTCGACCGCCTCGGCATCCGCCGCGGTGCGGCGGGCGCCAAGTAA
- the dapA gene encoding 4-hydroxy-tetrahydrodipicolinate synthase — protein MAPTSTPQTPFGRVLTAMVTPFTADGALDLDGAQRLAAHLVDAGNDGLVINGTTGESPTTSDAEKADLVRAVLEAVGDRAHVVAGVGTNDTHHSMELARAAERAGAHGLLVVTPYYNKPPQEGLYRHFTAVADTTGLPVMLYDIPGRSGVPINTETLVRLAEHPRIVANKDAKGDLGRASWAIARSGLAWYSGDDMLNLPLLSVGAVGFVSVVGHVVTPELRALVEAYTSGDVQKATEIHQRLLAVYTGMFRTQGVMTTKAALALKGLPGGPLRAPMVECAPEEIEQLKIDLAAGGVQL, from the coding sequence ATGGCTCCGACCTCGACTCCGCAGACCCCCTTCGGGCGGGTCCTCACCGCCATGGTCACGCCCTTCACGGCGGACGGCGCACTCGACCTCGACGGCGCGCAGCGGCTCGCCGCCCACCTGGTGGACGCAGGCAACGACGGCCTGGTCATCAACGGCACCACCGGCGAGTCCCCGACCACCAGCGACGCGGAGAAAGCGGATCTCGTACGGGCGGTCCTGGAGGCGGTCGGCGACCGTGCCCACGTGGTGGCCGGAGTCGGCACCAACGACACCCACCACAGCATGGAGCTCGCCCGGGCGGCCGAGCGCGCCGGCGCTCACGGCCTGCTCGTCGTGACCCCGTACTACAACAAGCCCCCGCAGGAAGGCCTCTACCGGCACTTCACGGCCGTCGCCGACACCACCGGCCTTCCGGTGATGCTCTACGACATCCCCGGCCGCAGCGGCGTCCCGATCAACACCGAGACGCTCGTCCGCCTCGCCGAGCACCCCAGGATCGTCGCCAACAAGGACGCCAAGGGCGACCTCGGCCGCGCCAGCTGGGCCATCGCCCGCTCCGGCCTCGCCTGGTACTCCGGCGACGACATGCTGAACCTGCCCCTGCTCTCGGTCGGCGCGGTCGGCTTCGTCTCGGTCGTCGGCCACGTCGTCACCCCCGAGCTGCGGGCCCTGGTCGAGGCGTACACCTCGGGCGACGTTCAGAAGGCCACCGAGATCCACCAGCGGCTGCTCGCCGTCTACACGGGTATGTTCCGCACCCAGGGCGTCATGACGACCAAGGCGGCGCTCGCCCTGAAGGGACTGCCCGGCGGGCCCCTGCGTGCCCCCATGGTCGAGTGCGCGCCCGAGGAGATCGAGCAACTCAAGATCGATCTTGCCGCGGGCGGGGTACAGCTCTGA
- a CDS encoding DegT/DnrJ/EryC1/StrS family aminotransferase — MLRAAGVGLGDEVVVPAFGNVEVAEAVTTAGALPVFADIDPATYCLDPAAVEAAITPRTAAVVAVHRFGRLADIARLHAVGQRHGLLVLEQGESEAPYDEIAQRRERAAYLDAKLRGVRTPDDGDGHTYQQYVVRVPGNGRPDRDAFARSVRAKGVGCRVPVKTPVHRLPGFRRCVALPETERASDETLALPVDASLTKRDMQRIVSSCNALGGLLQPAF, encoded by the coding sequence ATGCTCAGGGCCGCCGGTGTCGGACTCGGTGACGAGGTCGTCGTGCCGGCCTTCGGAAATGTTGAGGTCGCCGAGGCCGTGACCACGGCCGGGGCGCTGCCGGTGTTCGCCGACATAGACCCCGCCACCTACTGCCTCGACCCGGCTGCCGTGGAAGCGGCGATCACCCCGCGGACCGCGGCCGTCGTGGCCGTACACCGCTTCGGCCGGCTCGCCGACATCGCGCGGCTGCACGCCGTGGGGCAGCGGCACGGACTGCTGGTGTTGGAGCAGGGTGAATCCGAGGCGCCGTACGACGAGATAGCCCAGCGCCGGGAGCGCGCGGCCTACCTCGATGCGAAGCTGCGGGGTGTGCGGACGCCGGACGACGGTGACGGGCACACCTATCAGCAGTACGTCGTGCGGGTTCCGGGCAATGGGCGACCCGATCGGGATGCCTTCGCGCGGTCCGTGCGTGCCAAGGGAGTTGGGTGCCGGGTGCCGGTCAAGACGCCCGTGCACCGGCTGCCTGGATTCCGGCGGTGTGTTGCGCTTCCGGAGACCGAGCGGGCTTCGGACGAGACGCTCGCACTTCCCGTGGACGCGTCCCTGACCAAGCGGGACATGCAGCGGATCGTGTCCTCCTGTAATGCCCTCGGAGGACTTCTCCAGCCCGCCTTCTGA
- a CDS encoding polyribonucleotide nucleotidyltransferase, whose protein sequence is MENETHYAEAVIDNGTFGTRTIRFETGRLAKQAAGSAVAYLDDDTMVLSATTASKNPKDQLDFFPLTVDVEERMYAAGKIPGSFFRREGRPSEDAILTCRLIDRPLRPSFKKGLRNEIQVVATIMALNPDHLYDVVAINAASASTQLAGLPFSGPIGGVRVALINGQWVAFPTHSELEDAVFDMVVAGRVLEDGDVAIMMVEAEATEKTIKLVEGGAEAPTEEVVAAGLEASKPFIKVLCKAQSDLAAKAAKPTGEFPIFLDYQDDVLEALTAAVKPELASALTIPGKQEREAELDRVKALAAEKLLPEFEGREKEISAAYRSLTKTLVRERVIKEKKRIDGRGVTDIRTLAAEVEAIPRVHGSAVFERGETQILGVTTLNMLRMEQQLDTLSPVTRKRYMHNYNFPPYSTGETGRVGSPKRREIGHGALAERALVPVLPTREEFPYAIRQVSEALSSNGSTSMGSVCASTMSLLNAGVPLKAPVAGIAMGLISQEIEGETHYVTLTDILGAEDAFGDMDFKVAGTKEFVTALQLDTKLDGIPASVLAAALKQARDARLHILDVMMEAIDTPDEMSPNAPRIITVKIPVDKIGEVIGPKGKMINQIQEDTGADITIEDDGTIYIGAVDGPSAEAARTTINGIANPTMPEVGERYLGTVVKTTTFGAFVSLLPGKDGLLHISQIRKLAGGKRVENVEDVLGVGHKVQVEIAEIDSRGKLSLIPVIEGEEGSDEKKDDADK, encoded by the coding sequence GTGGAGAACGAGACCCACTACGCCGAGGCCGTCATCGACAACGGCACCTTCGGCACCCGCACCATCCGCTTCGAGACGGGCCGCCTGGCCAAGCAGGCCGCCGGCTCCGCCGTGGCGTACCTGGACGACGACACCATGGTGCTGTCGGCCACCACCGCCTCCAAGAACCCCAAGGACCAGCTCGACTTCTTCCCCCTCACGGTGGACGTCGAGGAGCGGATGTACGCCGCCGGCAAGATCCCCGGCAGCTTCTTCCGCCGCGAGGGCCGTCCCTCCGAGGACGCGATCCTCACCTGCCGCCTGATCGACCGCCCGCTGCGCCCCTCCTTCAAGAAGGGCCTGCGCAACGAGATCCAGGTCGTCGCCACGATCATGGCGCTCAACCCCGACCACCTGTACGACGTCGTCGCGATCAACGCCGCGTCCGCGTCCACGCAGCTGGCCGGCCTGCCCTTCTCCGGCCCGATCGGCGGCGTCCGCGTCGCGCTGATCAACGGCCAGTGGGTGGCCTTCCCGACGCACTCCGAGCTCGAGGACGCCGTCTTCGACATGGTCGTCGCGGGCCGCGTCCTGGAGGACGGCGACGTCGCGATCATGATGGTCGAGGCCGAGGCCACCGAGAAGACCATCAAGCTGGTCGAGGGCGGCGCCGAGGCGCCGACCGAAGAGGTCGTCGCCGCCGGTCTGGAAGCCTCCAAGCCCTTCATCAAGGTGCTCTGCAAGGCCCAGTCGGACCTCGCCGCCAAGGCCGCCAAGCCGACCGGCGAGTTCCCGATCTTCCTGGACTACCAGGACGACGTGCTCGAGGCCCTCACCGCCGCCGTCAAGCCGGAGCTCGCCTCCGCGCTGACCATCCCCGGCAAGCAGGAGCGCGAGGCCGAGCTGGACCGCGTCAAGGCGCTCGCCGCCGAGAAGCTCCTCCCGGAGTTCGAAGGCCGCGAGAAGGAGATCTCCGCCGCGTACCGCTCGCTGACCAAGACCCTGGTCCGTGAGCGCGTCATCAAGGAGAAGAAGCGCATCGACGGCCGCGGTGTCACCGACATCCGCACCCTGGCCGCCGAGGTCGAGGCCATCCCGCGGGTCCACGGTTCCGCCGTGTTCGAGCGTGGCGAGACCCAGATCCTGGGCGTCACCACCCTGAACATGCTCCGCATGGAGCAGCAGCTGGACACCCTCTCCCCGGTGACCCGCAAGCGCTACATGCACAACTACAACTTCCCGCCCTACTCCACCGGTGAGACGGGCCGCGTCGGCTCCCCGAAGCGCCGCGAGATCGGCCACGGCGCCCTCGCCGAGCGCGCCCTCGTGCCGGTCCTGCCGACGCGCGAGGAGTTCCCCTACGCGATCCGCCAGGTCTCCGAGGCGCTGAGCTCCAACGGCTCGACGTCCATGGGCTCGGTCTGCGCCTCCACCATGTCGCTGCTGAACGCCGGTGTGCCGCTGAAGGCCCCCGTCGCCGGTATCGCCATGGGCCTGATCTCCCAGGAGATCGAGGGCGAGACGCACTACGTCACCCTCACCGACATCCTCGGTGCGGAGGACGCCTTCGGCGACATGGACTTCAAGGTCGCCGGCACCAAGGAGTTCGTGACCGCCCTCCAGCTGGACACCAAGCTGGACGGCATCCCCGCCTCCGTCCTGGCCGCGGCCCTCAAGCAGGCCCGTGACGCCCGCCTCCACATCCTCGACGTGATGATGGAAGCGATCGACACGCCGGACGAGATGTCCCCGAACGCCCCGCGGATCATCACCGTCAAGATCCCCGTGGACAAGATCGGCGAGGTCATCGGCCCCAAGGGCAAGATGATCAACCAGATCCAGGAGGACACCGGCGCCGACATCACGATCGAGGACGACGGCACGATCTACATCGGCGCGGTCGACGGACCGTCCGCCGAGGCCGCCCGCACCACGATCAACGGCATCGCCAACCCGACCATGCCGGAGGTCGGCGAGCGCTACCTGGGTACGGTCGTCAAGACGACCACCTTCGGCGCGTTCGTGTCGCTGCTCCCGGGCAAGGACGGTCTGCTGCACATCTCGCAGATCCGCAAGCTCGCCGGCGGCAAGCGCGTGGAGAACGTCGAGGACGTCCTCGGTGTGGGCCACAAGGTCCAGGTCGAGATCGCCGAGATCGACTCCCGCGGCAAGCTCTCCCTGATCCCCGTGATCGAGGGCGAGGAAGGCTCGGACGAGAAGAAGGACGACGCCGACAAGTGA
- a CDS encoding M16 family metallopeptidase: MTSLRSKATARTSSEARAVARTQTLIKGENGIGTVRKTTLPGGLRIVTETLPSVRSATFGIWAHVGSRDETPALNGATHYLEHLLFKGTGRRSALDISAALDAVGGEMNAFTAKEYTCYYARVLDNDLPLAIDVVCDMLTGSLIREDDVNVERGAILEEIAMTEDDPGDCVHDLFAHTMFGDNPLGRPVLGTVDTVNALTADRIRRFYKKHYDPTHLVVACAGNIDHAKVVRQVRAAFEKAGAFDDLAADPVAPRGGTRALRTAGRVELIDRKTEQAHIVLGMPGLARTDERRWALGVLNTALGGGMSSRLFQEVREKRGLAYSVYSYTSGFADCGLFGVYAGCRPSQVHDVLKICRDELDQVAEHGLSDDEIGRAIGQLQGSTVLGLEDTGALMNRIGKSELCWGEQMSVDDMLSRIASVTPDDVREVAREILGRRPSLSVIGPLKDQQAARLNDAVA; this comes from the coding sequence GTGACGTCCCTGCGCTCCAAGGCGACGGCCCGCACCTCTTCGGAGGCGCGGGCCGTCGCCCGTACCCAAACCCTCATCAAGGGCGAGAACGGCATCGGCACGGTCCGCAAGACCACCCTCCCCGGCGGCCTGCGCATCGTCACCGAAACCCTGCCCTCGGTCCGCTCCGCGACCTTCGGCATCTGGGCGCACGTCGGCTCCCGCGACGAGACCCCGGCCCTGAACGGCGCCACCCACTACCTGGAGCACCTGCTCTTCAAGGGAACCGGCCGCAGGTCGGCCCTGGACATCTCCGCCGCGCTCGACGCGGTCGGCGGCGAGATGAACGCGTTCACGGCGAAGGAGTACACGTGCTACTACGCACGCGTGCTCGACAACGACCTGCCGCTCGCCATCGACGTCGTTTGCGACATGCTGACCGGCTCGCTCATCCGCGAGGACGACGTCAACGTCGAGCGGGGCGCCATCCTCGAAGAGATCGCCATGACCGAGGACGACCCGGGCGACTGCGTGCACGACCTGTTCGCGCACACGATGTTCGGCGACAACCCCCTCGGCCGCCCGGTCCTCGGCACGGTCGACACGGTCAACGCCCTCACCGCCGATCGCATCCGCCGCTTCTACAAGAAGCACTACGACCCGACCCACCTGGTCGTCGCCTGCGCCGGCAACATCGACCACGCCAAGGTCGTCCGGCAGGTCCGAGCCGCCTTCGAGAAGGCCGGTGCCTTCGACGACCTCGCCGCCGACCCGGTCGCCCCGCGCGGCGGCACGCGTGCCCTGCGCACCGCGGGCCGCGTCGAGCTGATCGACCGCAAGACCGAGCAGGCGCACATCGTGCTCGGCATGCCGGGCCTGGCCCGCACGGACGAGCGGCGCTGGGCCCTGGGCGTGCTGAACACGGCCCTGGGCGGCGGCATGTCCTCCCGCCTCTTCCAGGAGGTCCGCGAGAAGCGCGGCCTCGCCTACAGCGTGTACTCGTACACCTCGGGCTTCGCCGACTGCGGCCTGTTCGGCGTCTACGCCGGCTGCAGGCCCTCGCAGGTGCACGACGTGCTGAAGATCTGCCGCGACGAACTCGACCAGGTCGCCGAGCACGGCCTGTCGGACGACGAGATCGGGCGGGCGATCGGCCAGCTCCAGGGGTCCACCGTCCTCGGCCTGGAGGACACCGGCGCGCTGATGAACCGTATCGGCAAGAGCGAGCTGTGCTGGGGCGAGCAGATGTCCGTCGACGACATGCTGTCCCGGATCGCGTCGGTCACCCCGGACGACGTCCGCGAGGTGGCCCGCGAGATCCTGGGACGGCGGCCCTCCCTGTCGGTCATCGGCCCGCTCAAGGACCAACAGGCGGCCCGCCTGAACGACGCCGTCGCCTGA
- the thyX gene encoding FAD-dependent thymidylate synthase: protein MTDTPDDDFKIDLRSDVTVELVKHSAADSDVLFAARVSTLGEQSLEELRKDPERSKGLINFLMRDRHGSPFEHNSMTFFVSAPIFVFREFMRHRVGWSYNEESGRYRELQPVFYVPDTARKLIQQGRPGKYEFVEGTPEQHQLVADAMEDSYHHAYAKYRQMLAAGVAREVARAVLPVGLYSSMYATCNARSLMHFLGLRTQHELAKVPSFPQREIEMVGEKMEAEWARLMPLTYAAFNGNGRVAP from the coding sequence GTGACCGACACTCCCGACGATGACTTCAAGATCGACCTGCGCAGCGATGTCACCGTTGAGCTGGTGAAACACAGCGCGGCCGACTCCGACGTGCTCTTCGCAGCGCGCGTCTCCACGCTGGGGGAGCAGTCCCTCGAGGAGCTGCGGAAGGACCCGGAGCGCTCAAAGGGCCTGATCAACTTCCTCATGCGGGACCGGCACGGCAGTCCGTTCGAGCACAACTCCATGACCTTCTTCGTGAGTGCGCCGATCTTCGTCTTCCGTGAGTTCATGCGGCACCGCGTCGGCTGGTCGTACAACGAGGAGAGCGGGCGCTACCGGGAGCTCCAGCCGGTCTTCTACGTGCCGGACACCGCGCGGAAGCTGATCCAGCAGGGCCGGCCGGGCAAGTACGAGTTCGTCGAAGGCACTCCCGAGCAACACCAGCTGGTCGCTGACGCCATGGAGGACTCCTACCACCACGCCTACGCCAAGTATCGGCAGATGCTCGCCGCCGGCGTCGCCCGCGAGGTGGCCCGTGCCGTCCTCCCCGTCGGCCTGTACTCGTCGATGTACGCCACCTGCAACGCCCGCTCGCTGATGCACTTCCTCGGCCTGCGCACCCAGCACGAGCTGGCGAAGGTGCCGTCCTTCCCGCAGCGCGAGATCGAGATGGTCGGCGAGAAGATGGAGGCCGAGTGGGCCCGGCTCATGCCGCTCACCTACGCGGCCTTCAACGGGAACGGACGCGTGGCGCCGTAA
- the dapB gene encoding 4-hydroxy-tetrahydrodipicolinate reductase — MSKLRVAVLGAKGRIGSEAVRAVEAAEDMELVAALGRGDKLETLTESGAQVAVELTTPDSVMANLEFCVGHGIHAVVGTTGWTDERLDRLNGWLSAAPETGVLIAPNFSIGAVLNMKFAQIAAPYFESVEVIELHHPKKVDAPSGTATRTAQLIASARAEAGAAPAPDATETALDGARGADVDGVPVHSVRLRGLLAHQEVLLGGEGETLTIRHDSLHHSSFMPGILLGARRVVSTPGLTFGLEHFLDLN, encoded by the coding sequence ATGAGCAAGCTGCGCGTGGCGGTCCTCGGCGCCAAGGGCCGGATCGGCTCGGAAGCCGTACGAGCCGTCGAAGCCGCCGAGGACATGGAACTGGTCGCGGCCCTCGGCCGGGGCGACAAGCTGGAGACGCTCACCGAATCCGGCGCCCAGGTCGCGGTCGAACTGACCACGCCCGACTCGGTCATGGCCAACCTCGAGTTCTGCGTCGGCCACGGCATCCACGCGGTCGTCGGCACCACCGGCTGGACCGACGAGCGCCTCGACCGGCTGAACGGCTGGCTGTCCGCCGCACCGGAGACCGGTGTGCTCATCGCGCCGAACTTCTCCATCGGGGCCGTACTGAACATGAAGTTCGCGCAGATCGCGGCACCGTACTTCGAGTCGGTGGAGGTCATCGAGCTCCACCACCCGAAGAAGGTCGACGCACCGTCGGGCACCGCCACGCGCACCGCCCAGCTCATCGCGTCGGCTCGTGCCGAGGCAGGTGCGGCCCCGGCACCGGACGCCACGGAGACGGCCCTGGACGGCGCACGAGGCGCGGACGTCGACGGCGTCCCCGTGCACTCCGTCCGTCTGCGCGGCCTGCTGGCCCACCAGGAGGTCCTGCTGGGCGGCGAGGGCGAGACGCTGACCATCCGGCACGACTCGCTCCACCACAGCAGCTTCATGCCGGGCATCCTGCTCGGCGCCCGCCGCGTGGTGAGCACGCCGGGCCTGACGTTCGGCCTGGAACACTTCCTGGACCTGAACTGA
- the eccD gene encoding type VII secretion integral membrane protein EccD: MTTSAAATGRGPGTGTPAGAGTGLGFCRVTIVAPDSRIDVALPDDIPVADLYPEILTLTRQSPAEGAPVGYHLVRRDGTVLDSARSFAAQRILDGELLALRPFSESLPPAVFDDVSEAVASAVTSERTLWSGDLTRAAGLVGGGVLPVLLAFVAWMGDPLHDMNSLPGILAGVAGVLLVVLACVRARVYDDRASAIALGLGALPNVGVAGSGLLPFADGQGIGRLQFLLACAAVLLASVLLTLCSPSGDGPFVGFVVVSAISLIAVFAAILADWTPSETAALCAPVAVGGLAFLPGLSMRFARIPIGFDTPDTAPRSAYDTDPDPQEPVDAERVAAQARRGHELLVGLVGGCALLAVGSSAVLGFSENVWAQFLALATGLAMLMRAHLFRYTGQVAPVLAAGLASLVLLGLGLALNPPHSLVREALMGDRSDLDLRTIWLVAAIAAAAALVTAIGLIVPRGGLTPFWGRFLEIAEGFVLLTLVPLSLAVFDVYSAVRSMTS, from the coding sequence ATGACGACCTCCGCGGCAGCCACCGGAAGGGGACCCGGTACGGGAACTCCCGCCGGGGCGGGCACGGGTCTCGGTTTCTGCCGCGTCACCATCGTCGCGCCCGACAGCCGGATCGACGTGGCGCTGCCCGACGACATCCCGGTCGCCGACCTCTATCCGGAGATCCTGACCCTCACCCGGCAAAGTCCCGCCGAGGGCGCGCCCGTCGGCTATCACCTGGTCCGCCGCGACGGCACTGTCCTCGACAGTGCCCGTTCCTTCGCCGCCCAGCGCATCCTCGACGGCGAACTCCTCGCGCTGCGCCCGTTCTCCGAGTCGCTGCCGCCCGCCGTCTTCGACGACGTCTCCGAGGCGGTCGCCTCCGCCGTGACCAGCGAGCGCACCCTGTGGAGCGGCGACCTGACGCGCGCGGCCGGTCTCGTCGGGGGAGGCGTACTGCCGGTCCTGCTCGCCTTCGTGGCCTGGATGGGCGACCCGCTGCACGACATGAACAGCCTGCCCGGCATCCTCGCCGGCGTCGCCGGTGTCCTCCTGGTCGTCCTGGCCTGCGTGCGCGCCCGGGTCTACGACGACCGGGCCTCGGCCATCGCCCTGGGGCTCGGCGCGCTCCCCAACGTCGGCGTGGCCGGCTCGGGGCTCCTGCCGTTCGCCGACGGACAGGGCATCGGCCGGCTCCAGTTCCTCCTCGCCTGCGCGGCGGTGCTGCTGGCCTCGGTCCTGCTCACGCTGTGCTCGCCGAGCGGGGACGGCCCGTTCGTCGGTTTCGTCGTGGTCTCCGCCATCAGCCTGATCGCCGTGTTCGCCGCGATCCTCGCCGACTGGACGCCTTCCGAGACCGCTGCCCTGTGCGCTCCGGTCGCCGTCGGAGGCCTGGCCTTCCTGCCGGGGCTGTCGATGCGCTTCGCCCGGATCCCGATCGGCTTCGACACCCCGGACACGGCCCCGCGCAGCGCGTACGACACGGACCCCGACCCCCAGGAGCCGGTCGACGCCGAGCGGGTCGCCGCCCAGGCGCGGCGTGGACACGAACTCCTGGTCGGCCTGGTGGGCGGCTGCGCGCTGCTCGCCGTCGGTTCCTCGGCGGTCCTCGGGTTCTCCGAGAACGTCTGGGCCCAGTTCCTGGCCCTGGCGACCGGCCTGGCCATGCTGATGCGCGCCCATCTCTTCCGGTACACCGGCCAGGTGGCCCCCGTCCTGGCCGCCGGTCTCGCCTCTCTCGTACTGCTCGGCCTGGGGCTGGCGCTCAATCCGCCGCACTCGCTCGTCCGCGAGGCTCTCATGGGCGACCGCAGCGACCTCGACCTCCGGACCATCTGGCTAGTCGCGGCGATCGCCGCGGCGGCCGCGCTCGTCACGGCGATCGGTCTGATCGTCCCGCGTGGCGGCCTCACCCCGTTCTGGGGGCGCTTCCTGGAGATCGCCGAGGGCTTCGTGCTGCTGACCCTGGTGCCGCTGTCCCTGGCGGTGTTCGACGTGTACTCGGCAGTCCGCTCGATGACCAGCTGA